tttgacaaagcaggaaaaaatatacagtggaaaaaagacagtctcttcaataaatggttctgggaaaattggacagctatgtgtagaagaatgaaacttgaccattctcttataccatacataaagataaactcaaaatggataaaagtgggtgcctgcgtggctcagtgggttaaagcctttgcctttggctcaggtaatgatcccagggttctgggattgagccttgcatcaggctctctgctcaacagggagcctgcttccccatctctctctctgcctgcctctgtctacttgtgatctctgtctgacaaataaataaagtcttaaaaaaaaaaaaaaaagaaaagtaatggataaaagacctcaatgtgagtcaggaatctatcaaaatcctagaggagaacataggtactAACCTCTTTGATaatggccacagcaacttctttcaagatatgtttccaaaggcaaaggaaacaaaaccaaaaatgaacttttgggacttcatcaagatcaaaagcttctgcatagcaaaggaagcagtcaacaaaacaaagaggcaacccactgaagaaaacaaagaggcaacgcatggagaaaatatttgcaaatgacattaaaaaaaagggctgatatccaggatgtataaagaactcctcaaactcaacacacacaaaacagataatcacatcaaaaaatgggcagaagctaCAAactgacacttctccaaagaagacatacaaatggctaatagatacatgacaaaatgttcatcatctaAATTCAGCATACATAACTTTTGACTCATTTGAGAAAATTTTAgcaataaaggtaaaataaaggtCAGATTGACTGCATGTATGAATGTGTGTGATATTACCAGCAAAACTTTAACTAGTATTCAATCTAAGGGTCAGAAagattagtgatttttttatctttatttgaatttgaaagattttactattaataattttccttacaaaaatgaagagatggatacagttacatttataaaaattctattaCAATGACTATTCCTGAATCCCAAAATACttaattccatttatacaacTGAATATCaggcttttaattatttattcacatacatttttttcagttgtgAACAAAAGTACTTCAAAGATTTCTTCCATGCCTCTGACTAAATCTCACAATCCTGAATAATTTTCTCAGAGCTACCTTCATCTCCTTATTTCGGAAACTATAGATCAAGGGGTTGAAAAGAGGAGTTAAAACAGAATAGGACAAACTCAGAATCTTCTGTATCTCAGCTGGATTGCCTGCTGTTGGGCTTACATATACAACCATGATAGAGCCATAGAACAGGAACACCACAGCCAGATGGGAGCCACAGGTGGAGAAGGCCTTATGCTGACCTTCTACTGAGGGGACCCTCAGCACAGCTCTAATCACCAGGAAGTAGGAGCTGGTAATAAAAAGGAAGGTGGAGAAAATGAGGACTGAGTTATAGATGGCACAGATGATCTCAGTAGCAGGAGCTGGCACACAGGACAGCTTTATAAGGATATCTGGGTCACACATGAAGTGATCAATCTTCTTGCAACAACAAAATGGGAGTTGAGAGATGAGGTTCATAGGCAAGAGGAAGTATAGGAAGCCAcacacccagcacccagctccTGTTCTGATGCAGCGCTGAACAGTCATGACAGTGGGGTAGTGCAGGGGCCTGCAGATAGCAAGGTACCTGTCAAAGGCCATGGCAGACAAGAAGAAGGTCTCAGTGGTACCCATGGAGAAGAAGAAGTAGGATTGGAGGAAGCAGCCATAGAAGGAGATGGTGCTGGTCTCAGAGAGTAAGCTGGCCAGCATATTAGGGACAGTGGAGGTGATAAACCAGatctccagaaaagaaaaattggccAGCAGGATGTACATTGGAGTTTGCAGTCGATGGTCCCACCTCACAGCACAGATAATGCATAGATTTCCAGTTAGTGTCAGAATATAAGTCCCAGAGAAGACTGAAAAGAGGAAAACCTGAATTTCACCGGTATAAGAGAAGCCCAAAAGAATGAATTCACTCACAGAGCTTGAGCAATTATTTATGTTGgaatattcatttgtttgtaaTGCTGCAGAAACAACAAATTTCCATAAGATAAACGACCTTTTAGTATCACTTATTAAGGCAAGTATATTGATTATGATTACACTACTCTGCAtgtcaataaaataatattataactCATGGAGAAATATCTTCATCATTTTTAACTATTCATAGTCCCATTCTAGATATAACAAAGATAAAGTGAACAGATACTTGCCTGTCATCCTGAGCATTACAATCAAAATTTTTGGTATTGACCATAAGCAATTCTATATTCAAATATCTACAAAGTTTGGTCAAGTAATTAATGAATAGACTGAATTAATACAGCTAAGAGATATCTCAGCATTTTTAACATACAAAGATATTAAGATAATAATGTTCCATAATCTTTGCTCTATTTGTGAGAGAAATATGTCAAGTGGATTTGAAGACAATATCCAATTTGTTAAGTACTATATGCAAGATAATTAATGTttcattaattaataaataattttattgttaggTTTGGGCAACACTCATATCTATTTTAGAATAGATTATAAGTcaacattaaaatgagaaattaaaaagttgacaggaagcaacaagtgttggcatggatgtggggaaaggggaatgctcttacactgttggtagaaatgcgagctggtatagccactctggaaaacagtatggagattccttatatgttaaaaatagagctacactacaacccagtaattgcactattatgtatttaccccaaagattcagatgttgtgaaaagaaggggcacctgtaccccatgttcatagcagcaatgtccacaatagacaaactggAAGGAGCCAAgttgtccttcaacagatgaatggataaagaagatgtggtccacatataccatggaatattactctgccatcagaagggatgaatacccatcatttacaccgacatggatggaactggaggggattatgctaagtgaaataattcatacagagaaagacaattatcatatggtttcactcatatatggaacataaggaatactgcaaaggaccacaggggaaaggagggaaaactgaatgggaagaaatcagagaggggacaaaccatgagagattttGGACTCTGGGAAAGCAACTGAGGGTAACAgaagggaggtggttggggggtgCACCAAGGAGggtacatgatgtgatgagcactgggtgttacatgcaactgatgagttGTTGAACAgtccatcaaaaactaatgatgtagtatatgttggctaattgggcataataaaaaaataaaagtattagaCCTGAAAAAATAAACGGTTTTAAATATCAATCGCTCCCTTcagtaaaaatagtaaatacactcttaaaataattacatgtagtgtaatattacgtgcagtgactcagtgggttaaagcctctgcttttggctcgggtcatgatcccagggttctgggattgagccccgcatcaggctctctgctcagcagggagcctgcttccctttctctctctctgcctgcttctctgtctgcttgtgatctctgtatgtcaaataaataaataaaatatttttaaaaatcacatgttggggcacctgggtggctcagtgggttaagctgctgccttcggctcaggtcatgatctcagggtcctgggatcaagtcccgcatcgggctctctgctcaggggggagcctgcttcccttcctctctctctctctgcctgcctctctgcctacttgtgatctctctctctctctctctctctgtcacataaataaataaataaatctttaaaaaaattaaaaaatcacatgtatataatttttttaaatgttcactgCATTTCTGTACTTAGGATGCTGCACAGAAAGTCAAAGAGATCACAGTCATTGAATTTTTGTCAACAAAGACAGCCCAGGAAAGTGTGAATGTTTCCTATTCATAATCCTCCCTATAGGAAggaaatgccatttaaaaaatttcagttctAATAACAAATACTATCTGAGGACTCTTCCTTTAAGTTGGTTGTCTAACAGTCAGCATTATAATCatcattaatttaaatatgaGAGAGTAAGGGCAGTATTCAGTGAGGTTCTTCAATACCATATGATTGGTATGGAGGGTAAGTCTTCAACTCCCAGATGTTTTATGTGGAAAGGACAAAGACTCAAAAGTGATGTCTAGAAAATGGTGGTTCTCATAGTATGTTCAGGGACTCCTGATGGTCTTTGAAGATTTTTCAAGGCATTAAGGTTAAAAGTAATTTCATAATAATGCTAAGATATCATTTGCCTTAttcactcttattttttcttgattactGAATGGAGTTTTCTAGACTGCATGATGGGTGATCTCCTACCAAAATTTTCGATCTCACAACAAATGTCTAGTGATTAAAACCAAACAATATCCTACTGTTTTCTCTTAAagtaaacattaaagaaatttattaaaaatgtttaaaaacacaataccttcctttaattttttatgctGACAAAACAATTATCTTTAAATTGACATTTATGGTAATGTGATTACTTTATTATTGCCACTTTAAAAGGAGTTTagtataaactttattttttgttttaatttctaaatggtAAATATGAATAGCTATAACATATGAACAAAACCACTTTGGGGTATTTGATGAGTTTTAAGATTTGGAGGGGTCCTGAAATCaacaagtttgaaaaccacttaCTTTGCAAAAATTACTActatctataaataaaatgaaaagtttatattttttgttttggtttggtttgg
This Mustela nigripes isolate SB6536 chromosome 13, MUSNIG.SB6536, whole genome shotgun sequence DNA region includes the following protein-coding sequences:
- the LOC131999311 gene encoding olfactory receptor 11H6-like, with product MVFNHTDFYDTHLVSTALQTNEYSNINNCSSSVSEFILLGFSYTGEIQVFLFSVFSGTYILTLTGNLCIICAVRWDHRLQTPMYILLANFSFLEIWFITSTVPNMLASLLSETSTISFYGCFLQSYFFFSMGTTETFFLSAMAFDRYLAICRPLHYPTVMTVQRCIRTGAGCWVCGFLYFLLPMNLISQLPFCCCKKIDHFMCDPDILIKLSCVPAPATEIICAIYNSVLIFSTFLFITSSYFLVIRAVLRVPSVEGQHKAFSTCGSHLAVVFLFYGSIMVVYVSPTAGNPAEIQKILSLSYSVLTPLFNPLIYSFRNKEMKVALRKLFRIVRFSQRHGRNL